CTGAGACTTGGGAGTGGAGGGCACAGGGCTCCTCCCACGGGGACCCTGGGAGCCACCAGAGGCCCCAGATGCTCCTGCCCCTCTGGGAACAGTCTTTCCCCAGACATTGCACTCCTCAAAGCTGCATTTTCAATTAACTGTGCCGCTGAGGGATGTGGCCTGGGTGCCAGCTGGGTGCCAGGTTTTGAGGGCTGGGCTGAGTCCTGCAGGCAGGGCCCGCTTCCCACCGGACACCTAcctgcccagccccaggcagGGAGGGAACCCTGCGTGCAGATGTGGGACTGCCATGAATGTGGTTTTGCAAGTTTTGCCACATCCAGCCCTTGACACAAACAGGGCTGATGAGGGCTGTGGAGACCAGGAGGGGAGCAGGGAGCTTCCTCCGGGTGGGGCTGCCTCGGGGCACAGGGGGCAGTGAGCTGGCCAACAGAAGCTGACTCatgccccccaaccccaccatacagatgtggaaactaaggCCAGAGGGACAGAGCAGACTCCCACGTCCTGGGGTGAACAGCACACAGGATCAGTGGCCTCCGCGACGGCTGGGTGGAGGGAAGTAGGCAAGGAGAGAGGGATGTACTCATCTGGATGGGATGGCCACTGCCTTCCCAGACTGTCCCAAGCTTGGGACATTCTGATCCCCCTCCAGTCCCCAGGAAGCGGAGCCTCAGAGTCCTCTGGCTTCTAGTCCCTCCTGCAGGCCCTGGGATGGCTCCTCATGGAGAAACCAGGTTCCCAGTCCCCAGCTGGGCACAGATGGTACCGGGATGGCTGAGGCCATGACCCTACCCCTGTGAGGGGCACAGCTCAAAGGGCTCTGGCCTCATCCCCAGATACCAACCACCATGGGGTTAATCCTGGGGTCAGTGAATTAGGGAAGGCCAGGTAGCCTCTGGGCAGCACAAGCCAGGAGCACTACTGTCCTGTGGGTTAGGAGAGGCCCGGGGGAGTGGGTGCCAGACTGGGGCAGCATCACCTCCTACCCAGCTAGCCCGAAAGCTGGTGAACCGTGTGCACCCTCCCCAGTGCACCGGCAAAGGGACAGATGCCCCTGCCAGCCCCAGGAGAGCACCTAGTCGCGCACACGGAGTCCCCAAGCACACCTCTGAAGGGGATACACGCTCATCCCTGTGGTGTAGTGTGGGGCTCCGACACGCCACCCCTACACTCCAGGCCGTGTACACACATCACACCGTGCCGGGCACGGGCGGCATCTGCACACCCGCCACATGTGTACGCGTTGATCACACACCAAACGCACCAGGGGGCTGCGCGTTCACACGCGCGCCAACGTGCCCGCAGGTCCGCCACCTCCCCGGTGCCCGGCCGACGCCGTGGCGCGGTGCGTGCGTAAACACAAATGCACATGGACGTGTGCGCACGCCGCCGACCGCCCACCAGGCACGCGGACCCTCGGACCACTCGCCCGGAGCGGCTCCGCCCTCCGGCCCAGCTCTGCCGAGGCCTGGGGCGTCCTCCTTCCGGCCGCCCGCCCGACTGTCCGTCTGCACCGCGGCGCCGCCCTGCCCTCGGCCGTTACCCGGACAAAAGGGGTGGGGGGGGTCCCCGTCTCGATCCCGGGGGACTCGCGGCCCCGCGGGGGCGGCGTATCCCCGACCGGTGGCCCGGTTCCCACCTCCGCCCGCCGCGAGCCCTCGGGATCCGGACGCCGGGCACCGCCGTCGGGAAAGCGGGTCGAGTCTGCGGCCCGGAGGGGGCGCACAGCCGGCACGCGTCCACGCCGTCCGCCCCCGCCCAGCGACCACGCGGGACACACTCCGCCCGTGGCCCCGGCCCTCGCCCGGCTCCGGCGCCGCGCACCTCGAACTGCCAGTGGGCCGCCTGCAGCAGTTGCTTCGCCTGGTCGGCTGCGCAGCCCGCCGTCAGCACGAACTGGTTGATCATGACCTGGTGCTTGAGCTCGTCCATGTTCACGGACATGGCGCCGCCGCGCTGCCCGCTCCGGCCTCCCTCCGCCGCCCGCGCCTCCGCCTCACGCGTCCACCATTAGCGAGCCGGCTCCGGctaatacaaatatttactgtgcGGCTCTGACTCACCGCGCCTCGCCTCGCTCCGCCGGCGCCGCGGCATGCTGGGATATGTAGTCCCCACGGTGCGCCGGGCGCCCCGGGGGAGAGGGGCCGGCACCCTAGGGGACGCGAAGCCCGGGAAGGGGCGTGTCTGAGCACCGAGCGCCCGCTGTGCGGATGTCCGGGCCGTAACCCGAGCCGGGCGCGTCCACGTCGCCCTCGTTGCTCTCGGTGGCACCCGTGCCCCTGCTCAGGCACGCATGGGGGTCCGCTGGCGGGGGCCACGTCTGTGCATGGGCGCAAATGCCTGACCACAGGATCTTGGCCAAGGCCTGGGGACCGTGTCTGAACTGTGAGCGCCTACTGTGTGTGGATGCCCGGGCCGTGACCAGGGTTGGGGGAGTCCACGTCGCCCTCGTTGCTCTGGGTGGCACCCGGCCCCTGCTCTGGCACGGATGGAGGTCCGCAGGCGGGGGCCTCAGGTTCGTGCATAGGCGTTTTTGCCGAGGCCCAGGAACGGTGTCTGAAAACTGAGTGCCTAATGTGTGCAGGCGCCTGAGCTGGGACCAGAGCCAGTCACGTCCACGTCGCCCTCGTTGCTCTCGGTGGCACCCACGCCCCTGCTCTGGCGGGAATTAGGATCCCAGAGGCCGGGGCCACAGATCTGTGCATGGGCGCAAACGCCAGGCCACAGACGTCTTTGCTATGCCCCGGGGACTGTGACTGAACGCTAAGTGCCTACTGTGCGCAGCTGTCCAGACCGTGACCAGAGCCAGGCACGTCCATGTCGCCCTCATTGCTCTCGGTGGCATCCGTGCCCCTGCTCTGGCACGAATTGGGGTCCCAAGGTGGGGCATACAGATCTGTGCATGGGCGCAAACGCCGGGCCACAGGCGTCTTTGCTAAGACCTAGAGACCCTGAACCCCTCTGTGATTGGCATCGCTCTGTGTTAAATAGTAGGCACACCCTTAAGAGAGGGGTCTCTAGGAATTTTGGCCCAAATCGGCTGGTCTAGGCTGAAAGGCCCGGCACACTGTAGGCGCCGACAAATACTCGTTCAGTGAATGAATCAATGAGCCACTTAAAAGCTCCGCCGCACGTCACCGCCTGTAGCTAGCCTCCTAGCTCTCCTCACTCAATCTCTCATAGCCCACTCGTGACGTTGGTCCTTCCTAGCCTGGCTCTGGGCCTGCCCCACTGTAGCCCCATGACCCTCTGGACGGCGCCTGGGACAGGCTGGCGGGGCCAGCAGCCTCCGATGCTTCGGGGTCCCCCTCCCAGCAGTTCTCCCGCTTTCCCACGCAAAATCTCGTGCTCTTTGCCGGAAATCTCGGCCCTTAGCGGGCGGGCGCCAGGGCCCGGCAGAGCCAGTTCCGGAGCGGCCCCAAACTCCCATTCCCAGAATGCCTCTGTTTATTTGCATCGTTCGGTCCCGGTGACGTCAGCTGAGTGAGGTCGTACCTCGACCAATGGACAGCCTCGTGGTGTTAGGACCTGGCCATATAAGGTAAACAAAGCTGGCGCCCAATGAAGAGGCGGCGGGGGCGGGCGCTGGGCCGGGGaggccgggggcggggccgggggcggggcgaCCGGGCGGTGTTTACAGACCGGCACATGGCGCTTCCGGTTGACGTTGCTGACAGCTAGTGAGGCTTTAGCCCGCTTCGAGCGCCCGGGGGCGGTAAGGCGCGATCATAGCAGCTCTCGGTGACCTTGGTCCGGCTCCTTGCGCCCCCTGGCCCCAGCCTCCTTCGTTGAGACACTATTTGTTGAGTCTTTTCTCTGTTCCTGGCCCTGACCTAGCGTGGGGCGACAGAAGAGCAATAGCCGGGTGGGGGCTGTGAGGACTGCTGGGGTTGGGATCGAATTTCGGAAACCCGGAGGACGAGTATAGCCTTGCAAGATGGAAAATGCCCTCCCGGGCTGGcgcggtggcctgtaatcccacctactcgggggccgaggagggaggattgcctaGGCCCAGGTCTTTGAGAACACGCCTCTACAGagatttacattttaagaaaattagctgggttcgggtcgggcgcagtggctcacgcctgtaatcccagcattttgggaggccgaggctggcggatcacctgaggtcaggaattcgagaccagcctgaccaacacggcgaaaccccttctctactaaaaatataaacactagccgggcgtggtggcagtcgcctgtaattccagctactccagaagctgaggcaggagaattgcttgaacctgggaggcggaggttgcagtgagccgcgatcgcgccactgccctgcagcctgggccacagagcaagactctgtctcaaaaaacaaaaaaaaaaaacaaaaacaacaacaacaacaacaaaacagagaaTTAGCTGGGttccatggctcacacctgtaagtaatctcaacactttaggaggccgagatgggcggatcactagagtccaggagtttgcgaccactctgggcaacatagtgagaccctcgtctctacaaaaaataaaaaataaaaaaaattggccgggcgccgtggctcacgcttgtaatcctagcgctttgggaggccgaggcgggcagatcccttgaggttaggagttccagaccagcctggtcaacatggtcaaaccgtctctactaaaaatacaaaaattagccggacatggtggcgcacgcctgtagtgccagctactggggaagctgaggcaggagaattgcttgaactcaggaggcggaggctgcagtgagccgagatggcgccattgcattccagcctagacgacagagcaagactgtctcaaaaaaaaaaaaaaaaaaattctggagtcCCACCTACagattgaggtaggaggattgcttgagcctgggaagtcagaggctgcagtgagccgtgattgtgcctgGGGAACAgcgcaagatcctgtctccaaaaaataaaaaatgccctAGGGAGGCCGGCACTGGCCCTGGGGGTAAGTTAGGGGATACTGAAGTGTTTAAACAGATCTGATCCCTTGTACACGTTGGGATcactgtggctgtggctgtgctGGGATCAGATGGTGGTTGAGAGCTCCGGTCTGAACTAGGCGACGTTCTTGATGTGTCTGGTTCCAGGGGAGTCTGCCCTGCCTtcggaattggatggaatggagggAATTGCCTCAAGCTGCGGCTCCTACCCGGGCCCCTCAAGCCTGACCAAGGACTCTCCCATTGGGTGGTGAGAGGAGGACAGTAGGGGAACTAGTGGACTGGACCTGAAATGTCCTGGGGTGGGAGGGTAGTGTGACGGGGAAGGCTGGGGCACTGAGATAGCGGagagggctggggagggaagggagtcAGGGTGCAGTGGAGTTGGTCTctgagggctggggctgggagccTGCCCTATAGGCAAGGGGCGGACACTGAGTCTTGGCTTTTCCCAGGCAGGCATTTGACCACGGGAAATACAGTTTAAACTTCTTTCCTGCTGTTTGGGGATCAATTAGGGGCCACAGTATTTCATAAACCCTGATGGTTCCAAGAGATGTTTGCTCTTGCTAAGAGTTGCTCCTTAACGTTTGCAAAGTTCATATGCATGAATTAATATGGGCAAAGTGCTCCATAGGGTAGGCCCACAGTAAAAACCAGCTCTGAATATGATTCCCACTATAATAATTACCACTAGGACGACAACACAGTGTGGTAGAAGGTGGGCAGTTTCGGGAGCTAGACAGACCTGGGTGTCAGGCTTGACTCTGCTGCTTAATGACTTAATGCTTAATGTTGAGCGAGTTACCAGAGCTCTGGGCTTCACTTTCTCACTGGCGGGGCTGAGTTCTGGCCTCACTGCTGTGGAAAATTAATGCCTGTAAAATGCATAGTGCAGGGCCTGGTGCTAGTTGCACGGTTCTAGTGCTCTCACCTCTTTGCCTCCATCTGGACCACTCTGGGAAGCCCtagccctattttacagataaaactgAGGCTGGAATCCAGCCTTACCCTCTGATATTCAGAACCTGTGGAGAAGAGCGGGCACCCATGGTGCATTTCTGGCACGGGAGGAGGGACACTGTCCCGGCAGGGCCCACTAAGGGCTTGCCTTGCATAGGGAGGCAGGAAGTGCCTTCACCCCTCCTTCCACCATCGTCCAGGTACCACTCAGCTGCCTGCCCAGGCTTGCCCAGCTCAGGAGGATCTCTCTCAGGCCAGCAGGCTGGCAAGAGTTGGGCAGGTGGGGCTGGCAGAGTCAAAGGTCACCCTACTGGTCTCCATGCAaccccctcacccccatcccctaAGCCAGCTTGTTTTTCCAGGGGCAACAGGGAATTAAAAAACAACCTTGTTTTCAGCCAGGATTAGCCTGGTTGGAGAATGAACTTTGGATTCCTTAGCAGACTGGGATGGAACCTGACAGCTGGGGCCAGCACCtagtgggagggagaggagaaggcatTTCCAGCAGTGCCCTTATGTCACCTGAGGGCCCAAGAGGTTGAAGGCTTTGCCAGACTTCACATGGCCAGTCCATGGgggggcccagggccctggccgCCTCCTCCTCACCCCATTCTTTGATTTATTCCACAGATGTGCTTATCAGACACCCACCGGGTGCCTGGCTCTGGGAGCACCAGAATACTCCAGGATCCTGCCCACTCGGGGTTGAGAAGTCTAGACTTGAGACTCAGGCACTCAGACCAGGAAGCTACCAGTCGTCTCCAACgtctgtctttgtttctttttttttcattttattttattttgagacagggtctcactctgtcacccaggctggagtgcagtggcacaatcatggctcactacagcctcgacctcccgggctcaaacgatccttccacctcagcctcccaagtagctggggctacacatgtgcaccaccacgcctggttaatgtttatattttctgtagagacagggttttgccatggtgcccaggctggcctcgaactcctaggctcaagcgatccacctgccttggcctcccaaaatgctgagattacaggcgtgagacaccgcacctggccctgtctTTACGTTTCAGAGAGCCCAATGCTGGCTGAATGTGAGGCAAGATCTGGCCCTTGCCTTGCTCCTGAGCTCGGATTCTGTCATCTCCCTCTCACTTGATTCTAGTCCTGTGCCGTACTCAGTTCTTTCCCACTATAGAGGTTTTGTATATGCCATTACCCCTACCTAGAACCTGGAGCAGCCTACTCCCTCACACTTTGCCTGGCTGGCTATTAATTGTATTTCAAGTCCTGGCTTAGCAaccagccgcggtggctcacgcctataatctcagcactttgggaggccgaggcgggtagattacctgaggtcaggagttcaagaccagcctggccaacatagtgaaaccccgtctctactaaaaatacaaaaattcgctgggtgtactggcacgcgcctgtagtcccagctactcgggaggctgaggcaggagaattgcttgaacccagggggcggaggttgcagtgagctgagatcgctccactgcactctgttgctcgggcaacagagtgagaccgcgtctcaaacaacagcaacaacaacagcaacaaaaaataaatcaagtccTGGCTTAGCTGTCACCTCCTCAAAAAAACCCCTTCCCTGACTCCCCTGCCAATAGTGTCAATTAATTGCATCTCAATGTTTTCTGCAGAGCACCCACCACATTCTGGAATCATATACTTGTTAACCTTTCTAGTGTCTATTTCCTCACCTGCCTGCAGCCTCCATGTCTAGCTTGTCCTACCATTTGATGCCTGTTGCCCGGTTCATCACCTGTCATATAGTAGCTGCaggttaaatatttgttgaataaatcaatgaattggccaggcatgaccgcacacgcctgtaatcccagcactttgggaggccaaggtggggggattgcctgaggtcaggagttaaagaccagcctggccaacatggtgaaaccctctctctactgaaaacacaaaaattagttgtgggtgcctgtaatcccagctactcgggaggctgaggaaggagaaccgcttgaacctgggaggcggaagttaaaGCGAGCCGAGATCCcacatgatcatgccactgcactccaggctgggtgacagagtgagactgtgtctccaaacgtaaataaataaatgaatccaggccaggcatggtggctcacgcctgtaatcccagcactttgggaggccaaggtggggggattgcctgaggtcaggagttaaagaccagcctggccaacacggagaaaccccgtctctactaaaaatacaaaattagccgagcgtggtagcacatgcctgtaatcccagctactagggaggctgaggcaggagaatcgcttgaacctgggaggcggaggttgcggtgacccgagatcgcaccattgtcctccagcctgggcgacagagcgaaactccatctcaaaaaaagtaaattaattaaataaataaaacaataaaaataaatgaatccactCAGATGTTGATAATGGAACTTGGACCAAATCGGGAAGGGCCTGTCTTCCAGCTGGGTGTGGGTAAGCACagaaaaatactgctgaaaggGCTTTGAGGACACCTTGAGTCCAAAGCTCTGTTGAGAAGAAGAGTTAATGAAACATCCACCTGGTGGAAATGACTGCTCTGGCCCAGGCTCCATAGGGAGGATATGCTCTTAGTGTTGTTTTTCAGTGGGAACAGCTGATGCTCAGGactctcccttcctccccgcAAACGGGGAG
This sequence is a window from Gorilla gorilla gorilla isolate KB3781 chromosome 18, NHGRI_mGorGor1-v2.1_pri, whole genome shotgun sequence. Protein-coding genes within it:
- the UBALD1 gene encoding UBA-like domain-containing protein 1 isoform X2, which translates into the protein MSVNMDELKHQVMINQFVLTAGCAADQAKQLLQAAHWQFEVRGAGAGRGPGPRAECVPRGRWAGADGVDACRLCAPSGPQTRPAFPTAVPGVRIPRARGGRRQPSAPFSRRPTSPTATITTR